One genomic segment of Erysipelotrichaceae bacterium 66202529 includes these proteins:
- a CDS encoding PTS galactitol transporter subunit IIC (with GatAB forms a phosphoenolpyruvate-dependent sugar phosphotransferase transporter for galactitol; subunit IIC forms the translocation channel and contains the substrate binding site): protein MQTVLDIIQYIVDLGSYVFVPILMCIIGLIFGLKPSKAIKAGVTVGIGLIGVSIVSTLTADSLSPVINEMVKVLHLNLTAIDVGGSPAAAVGFGSLLGAALIIVILITNIVLVALKLTKTVNVDIYNFWYFAITAGFVQLLTGSYWLAILAGVTHAILGLKVADVMAHRTQEIIGIDAISIPHGFAAASAPLFMVLDKVYDRIPYLKHRKESEEENGEGHGIGKLIGSVLGQPIYLGLIMGLLFGVIAGYDFKGIADVTMKTAAIMMLFPTMVKMIVNGLIPISNQAKKFFTTHFKDRELYIGLDSAVTIGHPVTISVGFLMIPVFMVFAAILPGNTTLPLGEVPFAAFYVCFATIVHRGNRRRTIVSSLIFIPIVLWISSWAAPLFTELASNAGLSYVQAGQQATTMALGNMFIWLPTVLAQTPLIGAVILIVIDIAVLFGGKFIERYYAKEDAAFEAEYYE from the coding sequence ATGCAGACAGTATTAGATATCATTCAGTATATCGTCGATCTGGGGAGCTATGTATTCGTACCAATTTTGATGTGTATCATCGGATTGATTTTTGGATTGAAGCCCTCCAAGGCCATCAAAGCCGGAGTTACCGTAGGAATCGGACTCATCGGCGTAAGCATCGTATCCACCCTGACAGCGGATTCCCTGTCACCAGTCATAAACGAAATGGTCAAGGTGCTGCATCTGAATCTGACCGCTATCGATGTCGGCGGTTCACCGGCAGCAGCGGTAGGCTTTGGAAGTCTGTTGGGGGCAGCACTGATTATTGTCATTTTAATTACCAATATCGTTCTGGTTGCCCTGAAGCTGACCAAGACCGTGAATGTGGATATTTATAATTTCTGGTATTTCGCTATCACCGCAGGCTTTGTACAGCTTTTGACAGGAAGCTACTGGCTGGCAATTTTAGCAGGTGTGACCCATGCTATTTTAGGGCTGAAGGTAGCGGACGTTATGGCGCATCGTACACAGGAAATCATTGGTATCGACGCGATTTCCATACCGCACGGCTTTGCGGCAGCCAGTGCTCCGCTGTTCATGGTACTGGATAAGGTGTATGATCGGATTCCGTATCTGAAGCACCGCAAAGAAAGTGAAGAAGAAAATGGAGAAGGGCATGGCATCGGTAAGCTGATCGGTTCTGTACTTGGTCAGCCGATTTATTTGGGATTGATTATGGGCCTGCTGTTCGGAGTTATTGCCGGCTATGATTTTAAGGGGATCGCGGATGTCACCATGAAAACCGCCGCCATCATGATGCTGTTTCCAACCATGGTAAAAATGATCGTCAACGGACTGATTCCGATTTCCAACCAGGCAAAGAAATTCTTTACCACGCATTTCAAGGACAGAGAGCTGTATATCGGTCTGGATTCCGCGGTAACGATTGGGCATCCGGTAACTATCAGTGTAGGCTTTCTGATGATTCCTGTATTCATGGTATTTGCGGCTATCCTTCCGGGCAATACGACACTGCCGCTTGGCGAGGTACCGTTTGCGGCCTTCTATGTTTGCTTTGCGACCATCGTACACCGCGGCAACCGCAGAAGAACCATCGTATCCAGTCTGATTTTCATACCGATCGTTTTGTGGATTTCCAGTTGGGCTGCACCGCTGTTTACTGAGCTTGCCTCCAATGCGGGACTCAGCTATGTACAGGCAGGACAGCAGGCTACCACCATGGCATTGGGAAATATGTTTATCTGGCTGCCGACCGTACTGGCACAGACTCCGCTCATCGGTGCAGTTATCCTGATTGTTATCGATATCGCAGTTCTGTTTGGCGGTAAATTCATTGAGCGCTATTATGCGAAGGAAGATGCGGCATTTGAAGCAGAATATTACGAATGA
- a CDS encoding gfo/Idh/MocA family oxidoreductase: MKKIKIGVVGAGIYGNYHIHTYTCDPHVEKVVFCDLNEERRAATAQRYHVTGYASVKEMIQAEALDAVSIATPDPYHFEPAKDAMEAGIKYLMIEKPLATTVEECEQLIAMAEAYDVQIAVDFHKRWDPAYNNMRDEIQKDKENIIRGYMSLDDVIDVPTSWFTWTDKSSPSWFLGVHCYDLIRYLSGSEVKRVYAVGNKEVLKKQGYQTYDNIQAILTMEDGSNWTVENSWILPNTYPKSNDGQLVIVTEHKYLKNESYRGVKTYTDKKASLPNYIFMNFDEHHASGFGLEPMQEFVSDIVNGKAFRTNAYDGLQATRIAAAVHASAQSGSVIQL, translated from the coding sequence ATGAAAAAAATTAAAATCGGTGTGGTAGGTGCCGGTATTTACGGAAACTATCATATCCATACGTATACCTGTGATCCGCATGTGGAAAAGGTGGTATTCTGTGATTTGAACGAGGAACGCCGAGCAGCAACGGCACAACGCTATCATGTAACAGGATATGCCAGTGTTAAGGAAATGATACAGGCTGAAGCATTGGATGCCGTTAGCATCGCCACTCCTGATCCATACCATTTTGAGCCCGCAAAGGATGCCATGGAAGCAGGAATCAAATATCTGATGATTGAAAAGCCGCTGGCGACAACCGTAGAGGAATGTGAGCAGCTGATTGCAATGGCAGAAGCATATGACGTTCAGATCGCAGTGGATTTTCACAAGCGCTGGGATCCGGCTTATAACAATATGCGGGATGAGATTCAGAAGGATAAAGAAAACATCATCCGCGGCTATATGTCACTGGACGATGTGATTGATGTTCCGACTAGCTGGTTTACCTGGACAGACAAATCCTCGCCATCCTGGTTTCTGGGTGTGCACTGCTATGATTTGATACGCTATCTGAGCGGCAGCGAGGTGAAACGTGTATACGCTGTTGGAAACAAAGAGGTATTAAAAAAGCAAGGCTATCAGACCTATGACAATATCCAGGCAATTCTGACCATGGAGGACGGAAGCAACTGGACGGTCGAAAACTCCTGGATTCTGCCAAATACCTATCCGAAGTCAAATGACGGACAGCTTGTGATCGTGACGGAGCACAAGTATTTGAAAAATGAATCCTATCGCGGGGTTAAGACCTATACTGACAAAAAGGCAAGCCTGCCAAACTATATCTTCATGAACTTTGATGAGCACCATGCAAGCGGCTTCGGACTGGAGCCGATGCAGGAATTCGTCAGTGATATTGTAAACGGGAAAGCATTCCGGACAAATGCTTACGATGGTTTACAGGCAACGAGAATTGCAGCGGCTGTGCATGCATCTGCACAAAGCGGCAGCGTCATACAATTATAA
- a CDS encoding aldose 1-epimerase family protein: MIQLESEHLTVSIDPFGAQLNSIYGKQDDLEYLWQKDPDVWNSSAPVVFPIIGKLNNMEYRLNGKHYSMRSNGLIRYEQLQVLSADCEKAILQFTSTKQTYEQYPFHCHVILTFTLSGRCLQVHTDIYNDDDKPMYFNYGGHPGFRIPLQEGESSNDYYVEFEENENAWIYEVCESGQLTEVQRQFFMDERRFFIRRELFLKEALAFQNVKSQAVSIRNLYNDKAVTLRFSGFDGLGIWSPCRKQPVRFICLEPWLGHADFVGFHGELSQRHGMQSLRAGEAYSCDYEIEISQGISGG; the protein is encoded by the coding sequence ATGATACAGCTTGAATCAGAGCACCTGACGGTAAGCATTGATCCCTTTGGTGCGCAGCTAAACAGTATATATGGGAAACAGGACGATCTGGAATATCTGTGGCAGAAGGATCCTGATGTTTGGAACAGCTCAGCTCCTGTTGTTTTTCCTATCATAGGAAAGCTGAATAATATGGAATACCGTTTAAACGGAAAACACTACAGCATGCGCTCAAACGGTTTGATCCGCTATGAGCAGCTGCAGGTACTTTCTGCGGATTGCGAAAAAGCCATTCTGCAATTTACCTCTACAAAGCAAACATATGAACAGTATCCGTTTCACTGTCATGTGATTCTGACGTTTACGTTATCCGGGCGCTGTCTGCAGGTGCATACGGATATATATAACGACGATGATAAGCCGATGTATTTCAATTACGGAGGGCATCCGGGCTTTCGCATTCCTTTGCAGGAAGGTGAGTCCAGCAACGATTATTATGTAGAGTTTGAAGAGAATGAAAACGCATGGATTTATGAGGTATGTGAAAGCGGACAGCTGACAGAGGTACAGCGGCAGTTTTTTATGGATGAACGGCGGTTTTTTATTCGCAGAGAGCTGTTTCTGAAGGAGGCACTGGCCTTTCAGAATGTGAAATCGCAGGCTGTTTCTATACGGAATCTATACAATGATAAGGCGGTAACGCTTCGCTTTTCTGGCTTTGATGGTCTTGGTATCTGGTCACCCTGCAGAAAGCAGCCGGTACGCTTTATCTGTCTGGAGCCATGGCTGGGACATGCGGACTTTGTTGGTTTTCATGGGGAATTGAGCCAGCGCCATGGTATGCAGAGCTTGCGTGCAGGGGAAGCATATTCCTGTGATTATGAAATAGAAATTAGTCAGGGTATCAGTGGTGGATAA
- a CDS encoding transcriptional regulator encodes MAKQKPKRYYTRTIDLLFLLVFLIVSIVSFYIAFTFGILPVKWTMAAAGILLLIFLILFMLSMKKLPKWAVIVKRLFIILLTVMIGTGGYFLDKSRSTLHKMSKNAAGSTTEIYVVVKKGSGIDSLSQLEGKTIGYQKGVDKINAAYAKEQVDKEVSNTTAKDELDYTTLYSDLNLETVNAFVISDSYYDMSKSNIDGFADSVDIIQTYKRKNDTASGPDIDVTKDTFTVYLSGLDNMGSPDQQTRSDTNLILIVNPKANHIDMVSLPRDGYIPNAAYNYQNDKLTHTGNDGIENSVETIQNFFGIPIDYYARVSFNSLIEIVDTIGGIDVDVEISFCEQDENRSFKKEDLICLKKGKQHLNGKQALAYSRHRKTKGYDNAGRERAQQRIIKAIINKLISANGLTKVNDLMDIAPNYIITNMPAEKIADFVSGELNELKPWTISSITSDNGVYEDLYVASLDPSLGASNVYLFSRDEVHAVVNAYDGARKQLKLNSFAFDLNNLYANTPNINTSDNIRYADMAQNPQ; translated from the coding sequence ATGGCAAAACAAAAACCGAAACGATACTATACACGTACCATTGACCTGCTGTTTTTACTGGTCTTTCTGATTGTGAGTATCGTATCCTTTTACATAGCATTTACGTTCGGCATCCTTCCGGTAAAATGGACAATGGCTGCCGCTGGTATCTTGCTGCTTATTTTCCTTATATTATTTATGCTGTCCATGAAGAAGCTTCCCAAATGGGCGGTTATCGTAAAGCGTCTATTTATCATTCTGTTAACGGTGATGATTGGAACCGGCGGATATTTCCTGGATAAATCACGCAGTACCCTGCATAAGATGAGCAAAAATGCGGCAGGCTCTACAACAGAAATCTATGTTGTTGTGAAAAAAGGTAGTGGAATTGATTCTCTTTCCCAGCTGGAGGGAAAAACCATCGGCTACCAGAAGGGCGTTGATAAAATCAATGCAGCCTATGCAAAGGAACAGGTTGACAAAGAGGTAAGTAATACTACAGCTAAGGATGAGCTGGATTACACAACCCTGTACAGTGATCTGAATTTAGAAACTGTGAATGCGTTTGTTATTAGCGATTCCTATTATGATATGTCCAAATCCAATATTGACGGCTTTGCGGATAGTGTAGATATCATTCAGACATATAAAAGGAAAAATGATACTGCAAGTGGACCGGATATTGATGTCACAAAGGATACCTTTACCGTCTATCTAAGCGGATTGGATAATATGGGTAGTCCGGATCAGCAGACACGAAGTGATACCAATCTGATTCTGATCGTCAATCCGAAGGCAAATCACATTGATATGGTTTCCTTGCCAAGAGACGGGTATATTCCAAATGCTGCCTATAATTATCAAAATGACAAGCTGACACATACCGGAAATGACGGAATCGAAAACAGTGTAGAAACAATACAAAATTTCTTCGGTATTCCGATTGATTACTATGCCCGTGTGAGCTTTAATTCCCTGATTGAAATTGTGGATACGATTGGCGGGATTGATGTGGATGTGGAGATCAGCTTCTGTGAGCAGGATGAAAATCGGAGCTTTAAGAAAGAGGATCTGATTTGTCTGAAAAAGGGAAAACAGCATTTGAATGGAAAGCAGGCACTTGCCTATTCCCGTCACCGTAAGACGAAGGGCTATGACAATGCCGGCAGAGAGCGTGCGCAGCAGCGCATCATCAAGGCGATTATCAATAAGCTGATTTCCGCAAACGGACTGACCAAGGTAAATGATTTAATGGATATCGCACCGAATTATATTATTACGAATATGCCTGCTGAAAAAATTGCAGATTTTGTATCCGGAGAGCTGAATGAGCTGAAGCCGTGGACAATTTCTTCCATTACCAGTGATAATGGTGTTTATGAGGATCTGTATGTCGCTAGTCTGGATCCGTCTCTTGGGGCAAGCAATGTATATCTGTTTAGCCGTGATGAGGTGCATGCAGTAGTTAATGCATACGATGGTGCACGAAAGCAGCTGAAGCTGAACAGCTTTGCGTTTGATTTGAATAATCTTTATGCGAATACACCTAACATCAATACATCAGATAATATCCGTTATGCAGATATGGCACAAAATCCGCAGTAA